ATCAACTGCTCTATAATTACTTAAACCGGGGTTATGACAAAGCACGTATTGATGGCGAGTATCATTCTTTACGTGAGCCGATTAAATTAGCGGCGCGAAAAAAACATAGCATTGAGATCGTGATTGATGATGTTTGGGTGGAGGATGAAACACGTTTATTTGAAGCGCTGGAAAGTGCTTTAGATTATTCTAACGGTTTAGTGATTGTAAAATTTAAAGATGAGGAGCTCCTTTTATCCGCTAATTGGACCTGTCCGCATGATAACTTTGCTTTTCCGGAAGTTGAGCCGCGCCTTTTTTCTTTCAATTCGCCGCATGGCGCCTGTCCAGATTGTACTGGTTTAGGGCGGGCTAATTTTTATTCCAAAGAACCTTGTCTTGCTTGTGGAGGTAAGCGTTTACGGGCGGAGGCGCTCTCGGTCCAGGTTGGCGGCTTGAATTTAGCCGAAGTCAATGAGTTGTCCTTAGTGGAACTTCAAGATTTCTTTTGGAGTTATTATCAAAAAATGGCCCCGCGCCAATTAACAATTGCCGAGAATGTTGTTGTTCAAATTTTAAATCGCCTCGAGTTTTTAAATAAAGTCGGGCTAAACTATTTATCTTTAGGCCGGGAGGCGGAAACCTTGTCCGGCGGGGAAGCGCAGCGCATCCGCTTATCATCGCAAATTGGTTCGCAATTATCGCGCACCCTCTATGTTTTAGACGAACCGACGATTGGTCTGCACGAGCGCGATACTGATCGTTTACTCGAAACACTCAAAACTTTGCGTGATAAAAATAACACCGTAATTATGGTGGAGCATGACGAGCGCAGTATTTTAGCCTCTGACTATCTAGTTGATATTGGTCCTCTAGCTGGCGTTTCCGGCGGTGAAGTGATGGTTGCTGATTATTTAGATAAACTTTTAGCTAATCCGAAAGCGATTGAAAAATCTTTAACTTTAAAATATTTAAGTGGCGCCACTCAGATTGCGGTGCCAGAAAAACGTCGTAGTCAAAATCACGGCTCAATTAAACTGGTCGGTGCGAATAAATATAATCTCAAGAATTTAAAGGTTGAAATTCCTTTAGGGCGATTAGTGGGCATCAGTGGCGTTTCCGGTTCAGGAAAATCAACCTTGATGCACGATATTTTATATCAGAATTTACGCCGCCTTAAAGCGCATCGTGGCAAAATCCAGTTGACGGATTTAGCTGAGTTTAAGGGGGCGGAATACGTTAATAAGGCTGTAGTTATTAATCAGTCGCCGATTGGGCGCTCGCCACGTTCTAATCCCGCTACTTACACTGGCTTTTTTACGGCAGTGCGTAATTTTTTTGCCGAGTTGCCGGAGGCTAAAGAACGCGGCTATACACCTTCTCGTTTCTCTTTTAATGTTCCCGGTGGTCGTTGTGAGGCTTGCCAAGGGGCGGGAGAAACGCAAATTCAAATGCATTTTCTGCCGGCGATTAATGTGGAGTGCGATGTCTGCCAAGGCAAACGTTTTAACCGCGAGACTCTTCAGGTTAAATATAAAGGCAAAAGCATTGCTGATGTTTTGGATTTAACGATTGATGAGGCGATTACTTTTTTTGGCGATAATCATTATGTCACTGATAAGATGAAAGTTTTAGTGGCCGTTGGTTTGGGCTATTTAAAGTTAGGGCAATCCGCGACAACTTTATCAGGCGGGGAAGCGCAGCGCATAAAAATTGCCAAGGAGTTAAGTTTAACTACCAGCCAGCGCACCCTTTATTTATTAGACGAGCCCACCACCGGTCTTCATTATCGGGATATTGAAATGTTGCTTCAGGTTTTAAATCAATTAGTGGAGCGCGGTAATTCAGTGATCGTGATTGAACATAATTTGCACATGTTAAAATCGATGGATTATTTGATTGATATTGGTCCTGAAGGCGGACAGCGGGGCGGAAAGATTATGGCCGTTGGTACTCCAGAAAAGGTGGCGGAATCTAAAAAGAGCCTAACCGCTTCATATCTTAAAGAAGTTCTCAAGTAAAAATCTTTATCATGTCTGCTGATCATCAAGCGAACTTAAAAAAAATTATTGAGAAATCTCCAGAACGCCCGGGAGTTTATTTTTGGCGACGTGCCGATGGTGAAGTTCTTTATGTTGGCCGGGCGGTTAATTTAAGAAATCGCTTGAAACAATATTTACAGAAAAAACTTGATCCGCGGATTGCCGAGATGGTTTCTTTGGCGGCGACGGTAGACTGGTTGGAGGCCGACTCATTGCTGGAGGCCATTATCTGGGAAGCGAAATATATTAAAGATTATTGGCCGAAATATAATATTGTTGATCGCGATGGTCGCTCTTTCTCTTATTTAGTAATTCCCAGCGGTGACTACGCCAAACCATTAATTGCTCGTGGTCGTGATTTAGAAAAATGGCCGCCAAAAAAAGCTAAGGTTTTTGGTCCTTACCAATCGCGACGCTTACTGACTACCGCTTTGCGCTTAATTCGTCCGATTTTCCCTTGGAGCACTTGCCAAACTTTAAGCGGTAAGCCCTGTTTCGATTATCAAATCGGTCTGTGCCCAGGTGCTTGTTTGGGTGAAATCAGTGTCGCCGACTATCGACGCAATTTAGATAATTTAAGTCTGCTTTTGAGTGGCCAGAAAAAAAGACTTCTAAAAAAATTAAGTCAAGAAAGCCCGGAACAGGAGCGAGCTTTAAAACAGCTTCAGGATGTTGCCTTACTAGAAAGAGAGTCTGATTTGCGACAGTCGCGACCAATTCGTGTTGAAGGTTATGATATTTCTCATTTTGGTGGCCACGAAACCTATGCGGCGATGGTAGTATTTGAAGAAGGGGTAGTGGCTAAAGATGAATATCGGTTATTTAAAATAAAAGAAGCACCGGCCGGTGATGATGAAAGGGCTTTGTTAGAAACTTTAGAGCGCCGCTTTAAACATTTAGAGTGGCCCGCACCCAGTTTAATTTTAATTGACGGCGGCCGGCCGCAGATTAGTTTTTTAACCCGCCACCTAAAAAAACTTCATCAAGAAATACCGGTTGTTGGCATCTCTAAACTTAATGGTGATCGTTTAGTCTTTCCGTTTGGCAGCAGTCCTAGTTTTAAAGAGTACGCCAAAGAGCTAAAACCCTTGTTGCTACAGGTTCGCAATGAAGCTCACCGGTTTGCTAATTATGGACGAAAACGGGGCTTTCGGCTATAATGTAAGTAATTATAAAATAAAAAAACTATGAAAAAAATCACAGCTTTAATTTTAGGGGTGGCAATTTTGACTCTAGGAGCGGTCGCCATTGTCTCCCTAACAAATCAAGACAAGACCGATGACTATTTTACCGTTAGCGCCGAAGAAACCATTTACGCTCCCGCCGATATTGCTAATTTAGAGGTCGGGGTGCGCAGTGGCATTAAGCCTTCACCACAAGCCGCCACCACCGAAAGCAATGATAAAACCAACGACATTATTGCCGAACTGGGTAATTTAGGTATTGAGCAAAAAGATATTAAGACCACTAATTATCGCCTTAGCCCCGAATATAATTGGACTCAGGATCGCGGCCAAGAATTAATTGGCTATGAAGTCAGTCAAACCTTAACCATTAAGGTTAGAGATTTAGAAAAAATTGGCACCATAATTTCGCAAACAACCGAAAAAGGTGCTAATCAAATTGGCAATATTTCCTTTACGATTGATGATGACGAGTCTTTAAAATCTCAAGCGCGCGCTGGGGCAATTACTAAAGCCCAAAATAAAGCTAAAGAAATTGCGGCCCAATCCGGTTTGAAGCTGGGGGGCTTAGTGAATGTCGAAGAAGGCGGTTATTCAGAAATTATTACCCCTTCTTTTGCTATGATGGATAGCGCGAAGACCATGAATGAGGCGGCAGTTAGCACTCCTAATATCCAAACTGGCGAAAATGAAGTAACCGTGTCAGTGACTTTAACCTATAAAGTAAAATAAATTTTTAATCAAGGGGAGGGCTTTTGCCCCCCCTTGACACTTTCTTTAACTTAATTTAAGATAAGAGCAATTAAATCAGCCCGAGACCGTCAGCAACCATAAGTCTTACGGTAGGCAGCAAATATCGATTTTTTCGTATTGTGCCGCGGCTGAGAAGTCGCGTTTTTTATTTAAATTTATTATATGCCTAAAAGCAAGATTCAAAAACAAGAGATTCTGCGCACTTTAGACGAGCAAATGAAGCGATCAAAATCGGTGATTTTTACCGGCTTTAACGCTTTGGGCGTAGCGGATAACGAAGCCTTAAGAGCCCAGCTGCGCGCCGTCGGTGGAGAATACTACGTACCTAAAAAGACTCTATTAAAAAGAGTTCTTAAAGATAACGGTTTGACCGAGCCTCAAGAAGAGGTTTTAACCGGTAAAGTCGCGGCCGTTTTTTCTTACGACGATGAAGTGGCGGCTGCTAAAACGGTTAAAGCTTTTAGTAAAGATAAGGCGGATGAGATTTTTTTCTTAGGCGGAGTCATGGACGGGCGCCTATTGTCTAAAGAAGAAGCAATTTCTTTAGCTAACGTTCCCGGCAAGCAAGAGCTCTATGCCAAATTGGTTGGCTCAATTAATGCTCCGGTTTCCGGCTTCGTCAATGTCTTAGCGGGCAACCTCCGTGGCTTAGTTAATGTCTTAAAAGCCTTGAGTGAAAAAACCGCTTAAACTTATTATTAATTTAATTTAAAATAAAACTAAATTATAAAACTATGGAAGACGAAAAAAAAGAGGTTGTGGTTCCTGAAAAATTTCAGGACTTAGTCAGCCAAATTGAAAAATTAAGCGTTCTTGACCTCGCTGAATTGGTCAAAGTGTTAGAAGAGAAGTTTGGTGTTTCTGCTGCTGCTCCAGCAATGATGATGGCCGCTGGGCCAGCCGCTGGTGCTGCTGAGGCCGAAGTAAAAGACAGTTTTGACATCGAATTAACCGATGGCGGCGCTAATAAAATCGCTGTTATTAAGGCGGTACGCACAATTACTGAATTAGGCTTAAAAGAAGCTAAAGATTTAGTTGATGGCGCTCCGAAAGTTGTTAAAGAAGGCGTCAAGAAAGAAGAAGCCGAAAAAATTAAGAAAGAATTAGAAGAAGCTGGTGCGAAGGTAACTTTAAAATAAGTTTCTTCTCAGCCTATAAAAAAAACCCGCCTCCCGGCGGGCTTTTTTTTGTAGGTTGGTGCTTACTTTGAAAATTTAAACACCTTGTTGCCGGAAAGAATAAAAATCGTTTGTCCATCTTCGCCAAGAGTGAAGTCGCTTACCGGTCGGTCAAAGAGGTATTGTTTTTCCAGCCCGCCGCCCTTATTCAAAACGACTAAGCGTTGATGGCGGCTATCTAGTAAATAATTATTATTATCCGTGACAATCAGACGATCGGCGCGAATCGCGGGATCAAGAGCTGTGCTTTTATAATCAGTCTGTCTTTCATTTAAGCGATAACGCATTAGGTCGCCATTTTCTTGGGCTACATAAATGTCGCCATCAATCCCGATATCGCTAGCATCGCTAAAATCATTGTCACCTCTGGCCCAATTGGTGCGTGAGCCAAAACTGTTGCCACTGCGGTTATAGCGGAAAATTTGATTAGCATCTTTATCTAAGACGTATAGGCGATTATTGTAAAAGCCGATGGAGCTTCCGGGGGCGACCTCCTGGTTAATATTAATAATTTCTGCTTCACCATCGTTAATTGCCACCAACTCTTCGCTGCTGGCTAAGTAATAGGCAACGCCTTCGTAAATCACCGGCCGGGAAAGGGCAGCGCTGGTCGGTAGCGATAAAGAGTCAATCTGACGATTTTCAAGATTAAGAGTGTAGAGAGTCGCTTGATTTTTATCAGCCACAAAAATTTGTCCATCAACAGTGGTGAGGCTATAAGCATCAGCTTGGGCCTCCACGCTAATCACATTAAATATTTCTTCGGGCTCATTAATGCGGACAATTTTTTGAATCCGATCGTTTTCGGCGAGCAGCTCTTGTTTCAGCGCCTCTTTTTCGGCAATTTTTTCCTCAGAATAAGGAGCGGTTTGCTCCAGGTCGATTAAGGCTTGGCCTAAAACTCCGAGGGCGGCATTAATATTATCAACGGCGGCATAACGGAAAATATCACCCTGTTTTTCTCGAATTGAGGTCGCCGCCGCCAAAAATTGATTGTCTTGCTCCTCGCGTTCGTTATTACGGCTTCTGATGGCCAGCGAAAAACTTAAGGTGATGACCAAAATTAAACCGGCCAGCATCATTAGTTTATGTTGGCGATTTACAGAGCGGAGCCAAGCGGAGAGAGCGCCAAAAAGATTGGTCCAAAAACTGGGTGTAAAAATAATCAATAAGCGTTTGAAGAAGCTTTTAACTTTCTTTTTATCTACTTGGGGTGATTTTTTGAAATAAACTTTAGTTTTTATTAAGAAGGAATCACGTCGGGGTAAGTTTAAGCGATTTTTTTCTTTCGGGATTGGGGTAACGGCGGTACCATCTTCTTGATAAGTGAGAATGGCCTTTTTTTCTTTAATCGGGGCCTTGAGTCGGCCCAGTAAATTTTTTACCCCGCGAATTAAGCCTTTGATACTAATCGCGCCGGCCGAAGACAACATTTTTTCCGTTTTTTGTTCGGTGTAATTAAGGTGCGAAATGGACGATTGCGCCTTACGGGTCGGTGCTTGGCGAGTCGGATAATTATCCGCCAATTGTCGGGGCGCCGCTTGATCCTCAGTGCGGTCATAGTTTTCAGCCACGATTCCGCCAATATTGCTTTTAATAATAATCCCTAAGAAGGGGGCAAAAGAATTGACACTTTTTAAAAAGTTTTTTATCTGTTCGGCGGCCACCATTGGCGGTAGCTTCGTGATAATATTGGCCATCTCACCGTGAGAGAGATATTCGGGCAAGGCTTCGTTAGTAAATAAGAAATAAGAGTAGGGAGGAATCTCGCCATTGACAACCGAAGAGAAAATTTTGGTAACGGGCGGATCTAAGGGGGCGCCGTCTTCATCAAGTTCTGGTTGCGCGGTCACGGAACCGCCGTCTTTAGCGACCATTTCCACGTTGATAATCTCGTAATCACCCTGGCGACGATAAATTAAAAAAGCCTTGTTGCGGCCGTAGGTGGAAAAATATAGTTTATTATTATGGATTACCCCTAAAGTAAGATTGGTGGTTTCCGGATTAAGGCGGAGTCGTTCTTCTTCTAAAAAATCAACCAAGGCTTGGTTCACTTTAGCTAAAACACTTTCAAAAATGTCTTCAACCTCTAGATCATCAAGTTTTTCTCGCAGCGAAATTTTTTCGTCGCCGTAATAAT
This window of the Candidatus Parcubacteria bacterium genome carries:
- the uvrA gene encoding excinuclease ABC subunit UvrA (Derived by automated computational analysis using gene prediction method: Protein Homology. GO_component: GO:0009380 - excinuclease repair complex [Evidence IEA]; GO_function: GO:0009381 - excinuclease ABC activity [Evidence IEA]; GO_process: GO:0006289 - nucleotide-excision repair [Evidence IEA]) — its product is MEDKIIIKGAKMHNLKNINLNIPHNTLTVITGVSGSGKSSLAFDTIFAEGQRQYVESLAPFVRQFLGQKKPAAVDEIIGLAPAISIDQKALSHNPRSTVGTLTEIHDYLRLLYARVGEVFCPQCGRKIEKLTLEEMVDIVLTKMKSQSLETAEVLSPVIRDRRGEYYQLLYNYLNRGYDKARIDGEYHSLREPIKLAARKKHSIEIVIDDVWVEDETRLFEALESALDYSNGLVIVKFKDEELLLSANWTCPHDNFAFPEVEPRLFSFNSPHGACPDCTGLGRANFYSKEPCLACGGKRLRAEALSVQVGGLNLAEVNELSLVELQDFFWSYYQKMAPRQLTIAENVVVQILNRLEFLNKVGLNYLSLGREAETLSGGEAQRIRLSSQIGSQLSRTLYVLDEPTIGLHERDTDRLLETLKTLRDKNNTVIMVEHDERSILASDYLVDIGPLAGVSGGEVMVADYLDKLLANPKAIEKSLTLKYLSGATQIAVPEKRRSQNHGSIKLVGANKYNLKNLKVEIPLGRLVGISGVSGSGKSTLMHDILYQNLRRLKAHRGKIQLTDLAEFKGAEYVNKAVVINQSPIGRSPRSNPATYTGFFTAVRNFFAELPEAKERGYTPSRFSFNVPGGRCEACQGAGETQIQMHFLPAINVECDVCQGKRFNRETLQVKYKGKSIADVLDLTIDEAITFFGDNHYVTDKMKVLVAVGLGYLKLGQSATTLSGGEAQRIKIAKELSLTTSQRTLYLLDEPTTGLHYRDIEMLLQVLNQLVERGNSVIVIEHNLHMLKSMDYLIDIGPEGGQRGGKIMAVGTPEKVAESKKSLTASYLKEVLK
- a CDS encoding GIY-YIG nuclease family protein (Derived by automated computational analysis using gene prediction method: Protein Homology.), which gives rise to MSADHQANLKKIIEKSPERPGVYFWRRADGEVLYVGRAVNLRNRLKQYLQKKLDPRIAEMVSLAATVDWLEADSLLEAIIWEAKYIKDYWPKYNIVDRDGRSFSYLVIPSGDYAKPLIARGRDLEKWPPKKAKVFGPYQSRRLLTTALRLIRPIFPWSTCQTLSGKPCFDYQIGLCPGACLGEISVADYRRNLDNLSLLLSGQKKRLLKKLSQESPEQERALKQLQDVALLERESDLRQSRPIRVEGYDISHFGGHETYAAMVVFEEGVVAKDEYRLFKIKEAPAGDDERALLETLERRFKHLEWPAPSLILIDGGRPQISFLTRHLKKLHQEIPVVGISKLNGDRLVFPFGSSPSFKEYAKELKPLLLQVRNEAHRFANYGRKRGFRL
- a CDS encoding SIMPL domain-containing protein (The SIMPL domain is named for its presence in mouse protein SIMPL (signalling molecule that associates with mouse pelle-like kinase). Bacterial member BP26, from Brucella, was shown to assemble into a channel-like structure, while YggE from E. coli has been associated with resistance to oxidative stress; Derived by automated computational analysis using gene prediction method: Protein Homology.), translating into MKKITALILGVAILTLGAVAIVSLTNQDKTDDYFTVSAEETIYAPADIANLEVGVRSGIKPSPQAATTESNDKTNDIIAELGNLGIEQKDIKTTNYRLSPEYNWTQDRGQELIGYEVSQTLTIKVRDLEKIGTIISQTTEKGANQIGNISFTIDDDESLKSQARAGAITKAQNKAKEIAAQSGLKLGGLVNVEEGGYSEIITPSFAMMDSAKTMNEAAVSTPNIQTGENEVTVSVTLTYKVK
- the rplJ gene encoding 50S ribosomal protein L10 (Derived by automated computational analysis using gene prediction method: Protein Homology. GO_component: GO:0015934 - large ribosomal subunit [Evidence IEA]; GO_function: GO:0003735 - structural constituent of ribosome [Evidence IEA]; GO_process: GO:0006412 - translation [Evidence IEA]) — protein: MPKSKIQKQEILRTLDEQMKRSKSVIFTGFNALGVADNEALRAQLRAVGGEYYVPKKTLLKRVLKDNGLTEPQEEVLTGKVAAVFSYDDEVAAAKTVKAFSKDKADEIFFLGGVMDGRLLSKEEAISLANVPGKQELYAKLVGSINAPVSGFVNVLAGNLRGLVNVLKALSEKTA
- the rplL gene encoding 50S ribosomal protein L7/L12 (Derived by automated computational analysis using gene prediction method: Protein Homology. GO_component: GO:0000315 - organellar large ribosomal subunit [Evidence IEA]; GO_component: GO:0022625 - cytosolic large ribosomal subunit [Evidence IEA]; GO_function: GO:0003735 - structural constituent of ribosome [Evidence IEA]; GO_process: GO:0006412 - translation [Evidence IEA]) — its product is MEDEKKEVVVPEKFQDLVSQIEKLSVLDLAELVKVLEEKFGVSAAAPAMMMAAGPAAGAAEAEVKDSFDIELTDGGANKIAVIKAVRTITELGLKEAKDLVDGAPKVVKEGVKKEEAEKIKKELEEAGAKVTLK
- a CDS encoding hypothetical protein (Derived by automated computational analysis using gene prediction method: GeneMarkS-2+.), with protein sequence MSNKIASIILNSGRSEDYAGEAYVSQPETHKERLAGKIFVLAEMSAKKSEAQKIISFLANVFEYNYYGDEKISLREKLDDLEVEDIFESVLAKVNQALVDFLEEERLRLNPETTNLTLGVIHNNKLYFSTYGRNKAFLIYRRQGDYEIINVEMVAKDGGSVTAQPELDEDGAPLDPPVTKIFSSVVNGEIPPYSYFLFTNEALPEYLSHGEMANIITKLPPMVAAEQIKNFLKSVNSFAPFLGIIIKSNIGGIVAENYDRTEDQAAPRQLADNYPTRQAPTRKAQSSISHLNYTEQKTEKMLSSAGAISIKGLIRGVKNLLGRLKAPIKEKKAILTYQEDGTAVTPIPKEKNRLNLPRRDSFLIKTKVYFKKSPQVDKKKVKSFFKRLLIIFTPSFWTNLFGALSAWLRSVNRQHKLMMLAGLILVITLSFSLAIRSRNNEREEQDNQFLAAATSIREKQGDIFRYAAVDNINAALGVLGQALIDLEQTAPYSEEKIAEKEALKQELLAENDRIQKIVRINEPEEIFNVISVEAQADAYSLTTVDGQIFVADKNQATLYTLNLENRQIDSLSLPTSAALSRPVIYEGVAYYLASSEELVAINDGEAEIININQEVAPGSSIGFYNNRLYVLDKDANQIFRYNRSGNSFGSRTNWARGDNDFSDASDIGIDGDIYVAQENGDLMRYRLNERQTDYKSTALDPAIRADRLIVTDNNNYLLDSRHQRLVVLNKGGGLEKQYLFDRPVSDFTLGEDGQTIFILSGNKVFKFSK